In the genome of Saprospiraceae bacterium, the window ATGTCACTCATCCAGTCGTATAGTTCGGCATTAGTAAATTTTGTAGATAAAAAGTGGGCTATAGCATCTGTTTGCTCAGCGCGAAGACTGGCAATGTTTCGTTCTTGTCTCACGATATTGAGCTGCATATCTATCTTCCAATAAGTCCTGCATGTCCACCAGAGCTTTATGTCCTGCATTGGGTTGAGATTCCCGCATCATGGAAATACGAAATAAAAACCATTCCCACACGGCATGCGCATTCACATCGAACATAGCTTTTGTACCTATTTCTTCGGGCTGATAGTTCTTGGAACCTGACACCCAAAAGCCGTCCTTTCCTCTAAATGTAGGAATACCACTCTCCGCGGAAAGCCCAGCTCCTACCAGAAAGCTTATCCTGTGTTGGCCTTTCAGTTTTTCCTTTATCCTTTCCAAAAGCGCATCTGAAATCATTTCTTTATATTTCATCGTTAATCATGATCCTAGCTCTGCATAGAACTCTTCTAGTAAGACCTGTATCTCTTCTTCATCATACTTTCTGGAGAAGTGTACAGGCGTTGCTTTCTTTACTTGACATCGTTTCATAATCCTTGCTGATGCCTCTGAATAGCTATGGTAGTTCTTAATGGCCTGCTCTTTGTCTGCTAACTTGTAAAAGCATTCAATGAATACTTGATTACAATCCTTGAACAGTCTAGCTATCCTTTCGTGATTTTCT includes:
- a CDS encoding Sir2 family NAD-dependent protein deacetylase; amino-acid sequence: MKYKEMISDALLERIKEKLKGQHRISFLVGAGLSAESGIPTFRGKDGFWVSGSKNYQPEEIGTKAMFDVNAHAVWEWFLFRISMMRESQPNAGHKALVDMQDLLEDRYAAQYRETRTKHCQSSR